Sequence from the Thermomicrobium sp. 4228-Ro genome:
AGCAGTGCATACGAGACTGCCGTGAGGAAGATCGAAGTACCACGAGCGACGGAAGGACGAAAAACCCTCAGACAGTGCTTTCCGAAAGGCGTACGCTCGACGGGAATGCGACCGAGACCAGGCTCGAGACGAACGTAGTCGCAGATCGCTGTCTCTGCGAGAAGAGAACGCATCCTGCTACTCGACCCTCGTCGAGGAGAAGCTCCGCATTTTGGCAGATTCGTCGCCAGCTTGCGTTCAGTAACCTCACTGTTTTTGGTCGGTACACAAAATGCATGAACGGAGCGTCACGCCTGCCGACGGTACGATGCGCTGGGGGTTCTTCGACTTCTCGAGCGCGACTGCATTGCCTGTCGCCCAGAAGGGCTAGTCTTTCCTCGAGCACCCGAGCATCGCCATCCTGCACAGCAAAGCTGAGCCGGCCTTCTACCCTCTTTGACCTCATGCATCCCGATGGCGGCCGCCAACCTCATGGCGTACCACGGCCGCGGCTGCGGAACCTTTACCCGAGCCTCGGCCCTGGACTCGTCGACGTCCAGCCTCTCTTCGCCTCTCCCTGTCATCCAACTTTCCGAGGCAAACGATCAGAAGGGACTGGCAGCACGCGAGCCACAGCCCACCAAAGGTCAGAACGTTTCTCCAAATTCATACTTGCGCTGTGCACGGGACCCGTACTCGTTGACCCGGACGTGTTCCCAACCGTTCTCCGCCGCACAGCCGCGACTCGGTGCCTATCCCGCTGTCCAGATCGCGCCGAGCCGGTGACAGTGTCAACCCTACAGCCGCACCCGCTGCGGGACGCCCGACTCGTGGTCGCGCGAACGTGCGGGCCTTCCTCCGACCCCATGCAGGCCCACAGCAGGTCCAGACGACACCAGCCACGAACGCAGGATCGGCTGTCACCGAACCGACACGGCCATGCACCGGCCGGAACTCGTCAGCCGGTAGCTCACTCGACTGCGACCATGACCTCGGTCACTTTGATGATGGCCACGACCGGCGTGCCGGAAGCCAGACCCAGTTGCTCGGCCGAGTCGCGCGTAATGACGGAGACGAGCTCTTGCCCATTGCCGAGGTCGATAATGACCTCGCTGACGACCGCTCCGTGTTTCACGGACTTCACTGTGCCCCGCAACTGGTTGCGGGCGCTGATATGCTTAAGCCCTTCCTTCGCGGCCATGACCACTGACGAGAGTTCCAAAACAGTCTACCACGTTCCCGACGGCTCCATTGGCAAATTCGTCCACACCCGAGCAACCCCGGGGCGATCTTTTTCAGTCTTTCCCGATCCGAGTGCGTCAAACGATACGAACCATACAGTATCACTTCGGACCGTGAAGGAGGCGTCGTGGGGTTCACGGTACGGCTCGTCACAGGACGTGCGTGAGTCGCGCATGCCCCTTTACGGTTGACGAGACACCGGATCCTGGCCAAATCGAACGCACTCGGCCTTATTGTGACCAAGCCCGAGCCCCTCGACCGACTGACGAAGATGGGGTGCGCTGTCCGATGTACTGGCGGCCGACACTGGTAGCGGCACAGAAGCGCTGCTGACGTGATCCCGCTGATCCCGCGCACGTGGCTCGACCGTTCCTCCGCCCCAGGGAGGAAAGCCGCACCACGTTCATCCGGCGCAACACGGCCGAGCGGATGATCCCGGGCTCGCGGTCTTGCTCGGTGGCCGTACGCTGGAGAACGACGTGCCTTTCGGCAGCCAGCAAGCGGTCAACAATATATAAGACCGGCAGCGGAGCGTACCAAGCATGTTCGAGCGTGGCCGGCTGGTGCAGTTGCGCTCCCACTCGGCACGGGGCGAGTGCTCGTAAGGCCGCTCGCCACTCACCTCGCCCTCGGTGGTCTCCCCGCACGAACCTCTCCTCGTGTTGACTTGCGCAGGTTCGGTGGGACGGACAGGAACGGTTTCGCTGCAGGCCGCTTTCCTTGTCCGTGGCCCGAGGTTCGGTACATACCTTTGACACTCGTTCGTCGATGAGTGTTGTAAGCACCTGCGGAGTTCACGCGTTATCAGAAAGAGCGGGATGCGCACCTCTCGGTGACGCGCCCGGAGACTCGAAACGGTCGATCGTCCTGCGTCGCCCTCATGTCCGGGTGCGTCGCGAGAGGAGGAAAAGGAATGCGTATCCCATCTTTCGGACTGCCTTGGCTCGTCCTCCTCCTCAGTAGTACGCTGATCCTGGCGGCGTGCAGCGGTTGGCTATCGGGACCATCGACACCCTCTCTGCCATCGCCGACACCGACGATCCCCTTGCCCACTCCCGGAGCCAGTAGTAACGCGATATGGTGTCCAGCAGGGACGCTGCAAACGGCCCAAACGGTCGGCAACCATCAACCGCTTACGCCACGGCCCGCGTTCCTCACGACGTTGGGAAACCCGCCGCACTATAGCCAGATCAACACAAGCTTCGGTGCGATGTTCACCTGGTACCTGCATACGTTTTCGGTGAGCCCCCCTGCGAATCCGATCACTGGCATTCTCCATATTTCGGCGCGTCCTCCGGCTTATCCGTACTCGCAAGATGACCAGGTCAAGCTGTACAGCGGGGCAACGCCCACTATCCTTGCCCAGTTCAAGTTCGGCACGAGCGGGAGCACGGTGGGCGTCATGCCCAATGCATGGATCCCGAGCAACTATCCGAACTACGTCGCTTTTTCCTATGTGTTCAGCCCCTCCCAACTCAGCACGATCCTCGCCTCGGGGGTGCTGGACGTTGCAGTTGGCGACGATACTGACGTCCAGTTGATTCAGCTCTTGCTCTGCCTACCGGTTCCGACACCAACCCCGACCATGACGCCGACCGCAACGCCAACACCCAAACTGGCCCTCACCGCGGTACCCGCGACAGTGACCGGGCCGACGACGGCACTCGATACCGAGCCCACGCCGACACCGACACCGATCAAGAAGGGGACGGTGGTCAGTGGCGGCTTGACCCCCGTGCCGTTGCCAAGCCCGACTCCAACAGTTGTCAAGAAGCCCACGGTGATCGCCGATGTCACCGTCGTCCCGATTGTCACGCCGACTCCCACGCCATTGCCCACGGCCACCGTGCCCCCAGCACCAACCGCAACACCACTGCCAACGCCGACACCGCTTCGGCATTGCCCTGCACATCGGGCTCGGGCCCCGCGCACTGATTCAGGCTGCTAAGCTGGAAGCGAGCGAGGCTGACTCCTCAGCAGCCACGGCCTAACGCCCAACCGCTCTGCTCCCACGCGTCGTGCACCTGGTAACTCACACCAGGTGCACGGCCTTTGTGTGCCAGGCGTGACCGCTGCGCGCCGTCAACCGCGCGAACACGTCCGTTCCCACCCGGCGCTCCCGGCTGGCCGGCCAGTGCTGATCCTGGCCGGCAGCGCTGGGCTTGCGCTGGCCCCAGGCTGCGAGCGATTGCACACGACCAACGCGTGCTGCTCGCCACCACCGGTGGTGGCGTTTTCAGCAGGCGCGTGTGCGGTTCCGCGAGGCCCCTAGGTAGGGAGCTCGCCGAGATAGGCCTGCTGGACGTGTGGGTTAGCGCGGAGCTGTGCGGTCTCGCCTTCCAGCACAATCCGACCGGTCTCAAGGACGTAGCCGTACTGGGCAACCGCTAGGGCGTTCGTCACCGCCTGCTCGACGAGGAGGATGGTCACCCCCTGCTCGGCAATGGCGCGGATGACGGCAAACATATCAGCGACGACCCGCGGCGCAAGGCCGAGCGAGGGCTCATCGAGCAAGAGCACGCGTGGCTCGGCCATCATGCCCCGGCCGAGCGCGACCATCTGCTGCTCGCCGCCCGAGAGGGTACCGGCTAGCTGCCGCCGACGCTCGGCAAGGCGCGGGAAGAGCTTGTAGACGCGCTCGAGGTTCTGGGGAATCCGCGCCCGCAGGTGTGGACGATAGGCCCCGAGGAGCAGGTTCTCCTCGACCGTCATGCGTGGCCAGAGCTGCCGCCCCTCCGGCACGAGGACGATGCCGCGGTCGACGCGCTCGTGCGACGACAGACGAGTGATGTCCTGGCCGTCAAACGTCAGCGTGCCCTGCCACGCAGGGAGGAGGCCGGCAATGACGCGGAGCGTGGTCGTCTTGCCGGCGCCATTGGGGCCAAGGAGCGCCGTGACCTGCCCGCCACGCACCGCCAGCGACACACCCCAGAGCACTTGCGTCTCGCCGTAGCCCGCAGCGATGTCCGTGAGGCTGAGCAACGGCACGGTGGTAGCGTTCATGTCAGACCTGCCCATCGACTGGCTGACCAAGATAGGCCTCGATCACCGCCGGGTCGCGCTGCACCTGCTCGGGTGTCCCCTCCGCGATCTTTTGTCCCCCATCGAGGGCGACGACGCGGTCGCTCACGGCCATGACCGCGCGCATATTATGTTCAATGTACAGTACCGTCACCCGTTCCTGGGCGCAGATACGGCGGATGACGTCGAGAATGGTGGCTAGCTCCTGCTCGGTCAGCCCACCGCCGATCTCGTCAAGCAGTAGCAGACGTGGCTGCGCAGCCAGCGCCCGTGCCAGCTCCAGCCGCTTCTGGTTGCCAACGGAGAGGCCGTCAGCTGGCGCGCGCGCGAGGTCAGCAAGGCCGACAAACGTGAGGCTCTCCATGGCCCGGCGGTGGGCATCATGGCTGCCAGCTCGGCCGAAGGCAGCGGCTGCCAGCACATTGTCGAAGACGGTCATCGAACGGAAGGGCCGTGGAATCTGGTGCGTGCGCACGATGCCACGCGCGACGCGCTGGTGGATCGCCAGGCGCGTCACGTCGTGCCCGTCGAACAGAATACGCCCGCGCGTGGGACGCAGCGCGCCGGCGATCATTGAGAACAGCGTGGTTTTGCCTGCGCCATTGGGGCCGATGAGGCCAAGGATCTCGCCGGAGAAGACGTCGAGCGAGACATCGCGCACCGCGACGAGGCCGCCGAAGACCCGCGTGACCTGCTCAACGCGGAGGAGTGGTGCGAGCCGCAGCATCAGCTCCCCTCCCACGACCGGCGCTGAGTCGGCGCTGCACGCGACGCGCGAGGCCAACAAGCCCGCCCGGCTCAAAGAGGATAATGAGGATGAGCAGGATGCCATACAGCAGCAGGTGGATCTGGGGAAAGCGAGCGATCAACTGCTCCTGGACGATGCCATAGATCAAGCCGCCGAAGACCGGCCCCAGAGTGTTCCTAACCCACCAATGACCGGCATGAGCAGGATGGCCACGCCCGTCTGGAAGGCGAAGACGCCCCCGGGTGGATGAAGGCAGCATAGCGCGCAAACACGCCGCCCGCGATGCCGGTGAGCAGCGCGGCGAGCGCGTGGGCAATGAGCTTCCAGCGGAAGGGGTCGATGCCAACCGCCGCCGCCGCATCCTGGTCGTCGCGCACGGCCCGCATCGCCAGGCCGGCACGCGTCCGCGCGAGCACGAGCGTCAGCGCCAGCGCGACGAGCGCGACGAGCAGGGCAACGTAGTATTGCTCTAGCTGGTTGAACGGCCGGCGTTCGACGACCCGGAACCCGCTGGCGCCTCCCGTCAGCTTGAGGTTGCTGGCAATCACGCGCACCGTCTCACTGACGCCAATGGTCGCGATGGCAAAGTACGGGCCACGCAGGCGGAAGGCCGGCACACCGATGACCAGCGAGGCCAGCGAGGCCAGCACCCCGCCAGCAAGATAGGCCAGATAGGGGTGCACCCCCGCACGTGTGATCAGCAGCGCGGTGGTGTAGGCGCCGAGGCCGTAGAAGACGGCAAAGCCGAAGGAGACCTGGCCGGTGAAGCCACCAAGAACATTCCAGGCGATGCTCGTGGTGACCAGGACGTAGGCAATGAAGAGCAAGCGGATCGTGTTCGGATCATCACGGAGCAGGGGACGACTGCCCCAGCCACGCCGGCCAGCACCATCGGTGCAGCCTGCCGTACCCACGACTGCCAGGAGACGCCAACAGCGG
This genomic interval carries:
- a CDS encoding TOBE domain-containing protein; its protein translation is MAAKEGLKHISARNQLRGTVKSVKHGAVVSEVIIDLGNGQELVSVITRDSAEQLGLASGTPVVAIIKVTEVMVAVE
- a CDS encoding branched-chain amino acid ABC transporter permease, whose translation is MLFIAYVLVTTSIAWNVLGGFTGQVSFGFAVFYGLGAYTTALLITRAGVHPYLAYLAGGVLASLASLVIGVPAFRLRGPYFAIATIGVSETVRVIASNLKLTGGASGFRVVERRPFNQLEQYYVALLVALVALALTLVLARTRAGLAMRAVRDDQDAAAAVGIDPFRWKLIAHALAALLTGIAGGVFARYAAFIHPGASSPSRRAWPSCSCRSLVG
- a CDS encoding ABC transporter ATP-binding protein; amino-acid sequence: MLRLAPLLRVEQVTRVFGGLVAVRDVSLDVFSGEILGLIGPNGAGKTTLFSMIAGALRPTRGRILFDGHDVTRLAIHQRVARGIVRTHQIPRPFRSMTVFDNVLAAAAFGRAGSHDAHRRAMESLTFVGLADLARAPADGLSVGNQKRLELARALAAQPRLLLLDEIGGGLTEQELATILDVIRRICAQERVTVLYIEHNMRAVMAVSDRVVALDGGQKIAEGTPEQVQRDPAVIEAYLGQPVDGQV
- a CDS encoding ABC transporter ATP-binding protein: MLSLTDIAAGYGETQVLWGVSLAVRGGQVTALLGPNGAGKTTTLRVIAGLLPAWQGTLTFDGQDITRLSSHERVDRGIVLVPEGRQLWPRMTVEENLLLGAYRPHLRARIPQNLERVYKLFPRLAERRRQLAGTLSGGEQQMVALGRGMMAEPRVLLLDEPSLGLAPRVVADMFAVIRAIAEQGVTILLVEQAVTNALAVAQYGYVLETGRIVLEGETAQLRANPHVQQAYLGELPT